The Pontibacter korlensis sequence TTTTGGTAGCCTTGCGGAGTTGTGCCCACAATCTGTTTGAAATTTTTATGGAAGCAGCTAAAGTTATTGAAACCACTTTCAAAGCAGAGTTGCTTAATGCTCATTTTATTGTCTATGATAAGTTTACAGGCAAAGCCTATTCGTATCTCTGTAAGAAATTGGGAGTATGTTTTGCCTGTTCTTTCTTTAAAGTAGCGGCAAAATGAGTTTGGAGTCATGCCAGCTATTTCAGCTATTTCATCCAACTGAATCTTTCTTTGAAAACAGGAAAGGGTATGTTCATAAATGGCATTAATGCGTTCGTTCTCGGTGTCTGAAAGTTCGGCCTGAAAACCTATAGAAGAGAGCAGCGTGAGATCTGTTTCTTCAGCTATAACCACTAAGCATTTCATCAAGATAATCATTCGATGTGCACCTGTTGCCTGGTATGCTTTCCCCATCAATTTGCTTACTGT is a genomic window containing:
- a CDS encoding AraC family transcriptional regulator, with protein sequence MKPHLLKVATGPTNSFSVRQNMIPYMNNRWHFHPEVELIHFHKGSGMQFVGDSIMRFGPDDVVLVGANLPHYWRFDDKYLYDVNNTVAYTTTIHFTENFWGDRFLNLPENKQVKALLDKAKRGILINGRAAKTVSKLMGKAYQATGAHRMIILMKCLVVIAEETDLTLLSSIGFQAELSDTENERINAIYEHTLSCFQRKIQLDEIAEIAGMTPNSFCRYFKERTGKTYSQFLTEIRIGFACKLIIDNKMSIKQLCFESGFNNFSCFHKNFKQIVGTTPQGYQKEYLRAEA